In the genome of Colletotrichum lupini chromosome 8, complete sequence, one region contains:
- a CDS encoding SH3 domain-containing protein — MAELRLAYPGHFQKLTRTALLLVPEIGIVAACELLSLRMQSMQRQFGKLMNKGPGDNAKIAAVLHDYEDADKLLVKIIENTKTLREAWVTMATSQWAMVKEYEGLYDPIVGASEGHSRPSVQTPQLQLDRTFKLSGAYSDLKDELTEEVTAIDKQVIGPATEAHEYIQPLRKTIKQRENKRLDYEKAQEKVKKLQKKPGKTPKEDAALSKAEFEMTCASEEFQVADGHIREALPPIIEAVFTLIPHILASHVTIQNRLLGLYYTVLHNYCEDHDFPSPPPPMDSVISTWAASFVPIQKEVEAISCIAHGKNWRQPVRVGDDGQGRKTSTSSRNGLGRTPSGMNEGATPTPRTMRIPSNNGGSRPSMAREPSPQPSPQSSSTNVSRSQLGLPTDFTTATSLGKTQGSPNVSPSYSRTQSEYFGHQSGLVPGQGSLAGKKKPPPPPPAKRFKAPEEFVVAQYDFAGSNGDLSFNEGDMIKIIKKTDTDQDWWVGEIGGVRGSFPANYCKAA, encoded by the exons ATGGCCGAGCTTCGTCTTGCGTATCCTGGGCACTTCCAGAAGCTGACCCG CACTGCACTGTTACTCGTCCCCGAAATCGGAATAGTTGCTGCCTGCGAGCTACTCAGCCTCAGGATGCAGTCGATGCAGAGACAATTCGGCAAGCTCATGAACAAGGGCCCCGGGGACAATGCCAAAATTGCTGCCGTCTTACACGACTATGAAGATGCGGACAAACTGCTAGTCAAG ATTATCGAGAACACCAAGACTCTCCGTGAAGCATGGGTCACCATGGCCACTAGCCAGTGGGCTATGGTAAAGGAGTACGAGGGCTTGTACGACCCAATTGTGGGAGCCTCGGAGGGACATAGCCGCCCCAGTGTCCAAACTCCTCAGCTGCAGCTCGATCGCACTTTCAAGCTTAGCGGCGCCTACTCTGACCTCAAGGACGAACTGACCGAAGAAGTGACGGCCATCGATAAGCAGGTCATTGGCCCTGCTACCGAGGCCCATGAGTACATTCAGCCCCTTCGCAAGACTATCAAGCAGCGGGAGAACAAGAGGCTGGACTATGAGAAGGCCCAGGAAAAGGTCAAGAAGCTCCAGAAGAAGCCCGGCAAGACGCCGAAGGAAGATGCTGCTTTGTCAAAGGCCGAGTTCGAGATGACTTGCGCGTCCGAG GAGTTCCAAGTTGCCGACGGTCACATCAGGGAAGCTCTGCCTCCGATCATTGAGGCCGTCTTCACTTTGATTCCTCATATTCTGGCCTCCCATGTTACGATCCAAAACAGGCTTCTCGGGCTGTATTACACTGTACTTCACAACTACTGCGAAGATCACGACTTTCCCTCTCCCCCACCCCCAATGGACAGCGTGATATCAACCTGGGCAGCGTCTTTTGTACCAATTCAGAAGGAGGTGGAGGCTATCAGTTGCATAGCACATGGCAAGAACTGGAGGCAACCAGTAAGGGTAGGGGACGACGGCCAGGGCCGAAAGACATCAACATCGTCACGGAACGGCTTGGGTAGGACGCCTTCTGGCATGAACGAGGGTGCAACACCGACCCCTCGGACCATGCGAATCCCCTCAAACAACGGAGGGAGCCGTCCATCTATGGCGAGGGAGCCGTCACCTCAACCTAGCCCGCAGTCGAGTAGCACGAATGTCTCGCGGTCTCAGCTCGGACTGCCAACCGACTTCACTACCGCCACGTCTCTTGGGAAGACCCAGGGTTCCCCCAACGTGTCGCCATCATACTCACGTACCCAGTCCGAATATTTTGGTCACCAGTCGGGGCTCGTCCCCGGTCAGGGGAGTCTGGCAGGGAAGAAGaaaccaccaccgccgccccCAGCCAAGCGCTTCAAAGCGCCGGAAGAATTTGTCGTCGCCCAATATGACTTCGCAGGGAGCAACGGAGATCTGAGTTTCAACGAGGGAGATATGATCAAAATCATCAAAAAGACAGACACAGATCAGGATTGGTGGGTAGGCGAGATAGGTGGCGTACGGGGCAGTTTCCCTGCCAACTACTGTAAAGCTGCTTGA
- a CDS encoding tRNA-specific adenosine deaminase subunit TAD2: protein MCMGYLQVRRCLWQELVRAGGRHWLWVESPGPHTVRTKLNRFHLADELNQNHRLRLAGVPMDSQLRPQHYSKAGELPLIRLLSRNFSLQQHPISQLRRNPISSPGLHQIHIGNRLERELSIKFLGGKIWGFRHFAITIIPGSLIKLSADLGNNPVLVTAGIRFPVTISSTFRRIPSVANTINAMSGVIRNQSTAAFQGFSISQPFLGASLQFYPEMGTQELDDLVNAYLPGSASIQEKRATVSMDFFAFSQLTGETFKYYPVASDSSSSAISSAGSSPMQNSSSSSNFVSPVISDWSWSQSTPGSASASTPASLSQESVYSKSSKRAASSVTKPQANDFSHLPGMKIMTKDGRDVTNSASRGCKTKEQRDHAHLMRIIKACDACKKKKVRCDPSHKKRTTTQAQGAAAAPARSAKKAKTSKRDSPVATERSPQPSTSFSTPALFTEPSLADLDMLDMADSWESFVQFDDEPANVAPFEYDFFFDPAGHLTPESSQSPITPSMVFSQSRNGSDGLQDVVVSKPFTDELDVRPPALPYLDSSPRISNYVDFNLYSPEPSFLDDDVALLSDIGTTITTKAQSTVSQRRSSPQSGESSVQQQVHLGRSPTAPDDYLADDIGVPVNRTALGGTSVAVCRHRHRPSSVAVHAGVPGALMTVSESQLSLSDVNATSRSVRSQRPADPALQPSSPQLLPLPHATSRAAVNSSGVHVTAFGGVLPGVVGRLPTSSVIAPSRSSTAVEEASYYAHITRTINGANGRGAIISGMSSSVSPDAQLQLATPESSESRHNTTHSVTRSSAGAFVLGGVRILTGAVAGGSLTCKRRSLVDWLSKSQCLVYVALFATVLGLVAQVLMVQAFAGRFIQLAIGLAIYKVYHFYSSLYDSRPEQSHLGTATSKPQGLSDGARLLSRVSTRLRRTCRQNQSAQTPVNGARIKVLGLAQVVVVFLLLSIGSVAISSGKVVFCCTGWNQYAGHGAVAVYGHDHSKAVEGLAKDLGLQIRPSSQHELEYPEKDTFKWSVPPFDSGVTLSHPCLSLCHLLEVLFRAILKQQAPSIACGFSSGALQGFGPHFVSIGQVLKDSLALDFCNRVRQGNIQNPSDTRKEEQRQRKLSPGILQIQGQLTTFYIGLYRNTLYFASAKNLSVSCLLDETTVVQANIPHSHFFGKATIVYISEVVKVERHATSWFLPKKFTMNAPASSDAPPGGPGPESGPRTGTQDKDRGKRASTSKFLQNIFCRLKTSFTPNSKSPSSSSPTLAPSSQLPATNTAQAQPSQAGQTSVQEDAEMAGVLTRHSQSTEPALPLYPSSKAPVPASGDDKENQPSAPVVSVPAPALSRMSLESFGRPRSSASIPQTTLTPLSERPMHQMLMDQALDMARLALRTNETPVGCVLVHNGSVIARGMNATNVTRNGTRHAEFMALSALLSYRPNNSEEAVEAQLRQQASERSKVDVPDDESDLFPDDDEYVRKGHLYPYGQKLHLDPRVDRSIVRECTLYVTVEPCVMCAGLLRQLGIKKVYFGAVNDKFGGTGGVFSIHKNSTDTRQDPNPVTVLRPIQINASNAPRPASSASGKSSLNSNRPASRGGDGGNVEPGFEAEGGWGRDEAVGLLRRFYVQENGRAPVPRKKEGRAARLAAMEQAGGEGGTPMPSEAFDVADGDDQGAAGNGASTVSNGSKERDEA, encoded by the exons ATGTGTATGGGATACCTTCAGGTACGTCGTTGCTTGTGGCAGGAGCTTGTGAGAGCAG GCGGCCGCCATTGGCTATGGGTTGAGTCACCAGGACCAC ACACCGTCCGCACTAAGCTAAACCGCTTTCATCTCGCCGACGAGCTCAATCAAAACCACCGGCTGCGCCTTGCTGGGGTACCGATGGACAGCCAGTTGCGGCCTCAGCA CTACTCCAAAGCTGGAGAACTTCCCTTGATCCGTCTCTTGTCCCGCAACTTTTCCCTTCAACAACACCCCATCAGCCAACTTAGGAGGAATCCAA TATCATCACCCGGTTTACACCAAATTCATATTGGAAATCGCCTCGAACGAGAGCTTTCTATCAAG TTCCTCGGTGGGAAGATCTGGGGATTTAGACACTTCGCCATCACGAT AATTCCGGGCAGCTTGAT CAAGCTTTCAGCAGACTTGGGAAACAATCCGGTCTTAGTTACTGCAGGGATCCGATTCCCCGTCACCATATCTTCTACATTCCGCCGCATACCTTCCGTAGCCAACACTATCAACGCAATGTCCGGCGTGATACGAAACCAGTCTACCGCTGCCTTCCAAGGCTTCTCTATCTCTCAGCCCTTCCTTGGCGCGTCTCTGCAGTTCTACCCTGAGATGGGCACCCAGGAACTCGACGACCTTGTCAACGCCTACCTCCCCGGCTCTGCCTCCATTCAGGAGAAACGAGCTACCGTCTCCATGGACTTCTTTGCATTCTCTCAGCTCACTGGAGAGACCTTCAAGTACTATCCCGTTGCCAGCGATTCCAGCAGCTCCGCCATCTCCTCTGCCGGATCTAGCCCCATGCAGAACTCCAGCAGCAGCTCCAACTTCGTCTCCCCTGTTATTTCTGACTGGTCTTGGTCTCAGTCTACGCCCGGCTCAGCCTCTGCGTCTACTCCCGCGTCCCTCAGCCAGGAATCCGTGTACTCCAAGTCGTCCAAGAGGGCCGCATCTTCTGTGACAAAGCCCCAGGCTAACGACTTCTCCCACCTCCCTGGGATGAAGATCATGACAAAGGATGGTCGCGATGTCACAAACTCTGCTTCTCGCGGTTGCAAAACCAAGGAGCAGCGTGATCACGCGCATCTGATGCGCATCATCAAGGCATGCGACGCctgcaagaagaagaaggtcaGGTGTGACCCTAGCCACAAGAAGCGCACCACCACACAAGCACAGGGTGCGGCCGCGGCTCCAGCGCGGTCGGCGAAGAAGGCCAAGACGTCGAAGAGGGACTCGCCAGTAGCAACCGAAAGGTCACCACAACCAAGCACATCATTTTCAACACCAGCATTGTTCACAGAGCCCTCACTCGCGGACCTCGACATGCTCGATATGGCAGATTCTTGGGAGTCCTTCGTTCAGTTCGATGACGAGCCCGCCAACGTCGCGCCTTTCGAGTACGACTTCTTCTTCGACCCTGCGGGACACCTCACTCCCGAGTCAAGCCAGTCTCCCATTACTCCCTCGATGGTATTCAGCCAGTCTCGGAACGGCTCCGATGGCCTACAAGACGTGGTTGTCAGCAAGCCATTTACCGACGAGCTCGATGTCCGGCCACCGGCGCTTCCTTACCTGGACTCTTCCCCACGCATCAGCAACTATGTCGACTTCAACCTCTACTCACCCGAGCCAAGCTTCTTGGACGACGACGTTGCACTGCTCAGTGACATTGGTACTACTATTACCACCAAGGCCCAGAGCACGGTGTCTCAGCGCCGCAGCTCACCTCAAAGCGGCGAGTCGTCAGTTCAGCAACAAGTGCACCTCGGTCGCTCTCCGACGGCACCAGATGATTACTTGGCAGACGATATCGGAGTACCAGTAAACCGAACTGCACTGGGAGGAACCAGCGTCGCGGTCTGTCGTCACCGTCACCGTCCATCGTCTGTAGCAGTACATGCTGGAGTTCCGGGCGCTTTGATG ACCGTGTCTGAGTCTCAATTGAGCCTATCCGACGTCAATGCAACATCCCGCAGTGTACGCTCACAACGACCTGCGGATCCAGCCCTGCAACCAAGCTCGCCACAATTACTACCACTGCCACATGCCACGTCCCGCGCTGCGGTCAATTCTTCGGGAGTACATGTCACCGCATTTGGCGGCGTACTGCCAGGAGTAGTTGGCCGTTTACCAACGTCCTCAGTCATTGCGCCCTCACGCTCCTCGACCGCCGTCGAGGAGGCGTCTTATTACGCGCATATCACGAGGACAATCAATGGCGCCAATGGCCGTGGAGCAATTATTAGCGGAATGTCCAGCAGCGTCTCTCCGGATGCTCAGCTCCAGCTTGCCACGCCAGAGTCGTCAGAAAGTCGTCACAACACCACACATAGCGTCACCCGTTCCTCTGCTGGCGCCTTTGTACTAGGCGGGGTACGCATTCTGACGGGGGCGGTTGCGGGTGGTAGCTTGACATGCAAGCGCCGCTCTCTCGTCGACTGGCTGTCCAAGTCGCAGTGCCTGGTATACGTGGCACTCTTTGCGACTGTACTCGGGTTGGTTGCGCAAGTCCTCATGGTACAGGCGTTCGCCGGCCGATTCATTCAACTCGCTATTGGCCTAGCGATATACAAGGTCTACCACTTTTACTCAAGTCTCTATGACTCGAGACCGGAACAGAGCCATCTTGGGACCGCCACGTCAAAGCCGCAGGGCTTGAGCGACGGCGCGAGGCTTCTCTCCCGTGTCAGCACGAGACTACGACGTACCTGTCGACAGAACCAATCCGCACAAACCCCGGTCAACGGGGCGCGGATAAAGGTTCTGGGCCTCGCGCAAG TTGTCGTAGTGTTTTTGTTGCTGTCTATTGGGAGCGTTG CTATATCATCGGGCAAGGTTGTGTTCTGTTGTACAGGCTGGAACCAGTATGCTGGACACGGAGCAGTTGC TGTATACGGACACGACCATTCCAAAGCTGTAGAAGGGCTTGCCAAGGACCTCGGACTTCAGATTCGTCCTTCATCTCAACACGAACTTGAGTACCCTGAGAAGGATACGTTCAAGTGGTCAGTGCCACCGTTTGACAGCGGGGTCAC ACTGAGTCATCCTTGTTTGTCACTCTGCCACTTACTTGAAGTCCTGTTCAGGGCAATTCTTAAACAACAAGCGCCCAGTATCGCATGTGGTTTCAGTTCAGGTGCTCTTCAAGGCTTTGGTCCACACTTCGTTTCAATAGGACAAGTATTGAAGGACAGCCTTGCCCTGGACTTCTGCAATAGAGTCAGACAAGGAAACATACAGAACCCTTCTGACACTCGAAAA GAAGAGCAGCGACAAAGGAAGCTCTC GCCAGGGATTCTCCAAATACAAGGGCAGCTTACAACATTCTACATTGGCCTGTATCGAAATACGCTATACTTTGCGTCGGCCAAGAACCTCTCGGTCTCTTGTCTACTTGACGAGACTACCGTAGTCCA AGCAAATATCCCCCATTCTCATTTCTTCGGGAAGGCAACGATTGTCTACATCTCTGAAGTCGTCAA GGTAGAAAGGCATGCAACAAGTTGGTTCCTTCCCAAAAAATTCACCATGAACGCTCCTGCCTCTTCAGATGCGCCTCCAGGTGGACCTGGGCCTGAGTCTGGGCCTCGAACCGGAACACAGGACAAAGATAGaggaaagcgggcttcgacAAGCAAGTTCCTGCAAAACATATTTTGCCGCCTCAAAACCTCATTCACCCCCAACTCCAAATCACCATCCTCTTCCTCACCTACCTTAGCGCCCTCGTCCCAACTACCAGCAACAAATACCGCCCAAGCACAGCCAAGCCAGGCAGGGCAGACATCAGTGCAAGAAGACGCAGAGATGGCTGGCGTTCTTACTCGACACAGTCAGTCGACTGAGCCTGCGCTGCCTCTATATCCCTCCAGCAAGGCTCCCGTTCCCGCTTCGGGAGATGACAAGGAGAACCAGCCCAGCGCCCCGGTGGTCTCCGTTCCAGCTCCGGCCCTGAGCCGTATGAGCCTGGAATCCTTCGGTCGGCCGAGATCATCAGCCTCCATCCCCCAGACCACGCTCACACCTCTCAGCGAAAGGCCTATGCACCAGATGCTAATGGATCAGGCATTGGATATG GCTCGACTAGCACTGCGCACCAACGAGACGCCCGTTGGCTGTGTCCTTGTCCACAACGGATCGGTCATTGCGAGAGGCATGAATGCCACGAACGTAACCCGGAACGGTACCCGCCATGCTGAGTTCATGGCATTGTCTGCACTGCTGTCCTACCGACCCAACAATAGTGAGGAGGCCGTCGAGGCTCAGCTTCGCCAACAGGCCAGCGAACGTTCCAAAGTAGATGTTCCTGACGATGAATCGGATCTGTTCCCGGATGACGACGAGTATGTCAGGAAAGGTCACCTCTACCCTTACGGCCAGAAGCTTCATCTCGATCCTCGGGTCGACCGCTCTATCGTCAGAGAGTGCACTCTTTACGTTACAGTCGAGCCCTGTGTCATGTGCGCCGGACTTCTTAGACAGCTTGGGATCAAGAAGGTCTACTTTGGCGCTGTCAACGACAAGTTTGGTGGAACTGGCGGTGTATTCAGCATCCACAAGAACTCTACAGACACCCGCCAAGACCCCAACCCAGTCACTGTTCTCAGGCCGATCCAGATCAATGCATCCAACGCTCCAAGGCCGGCAAGCTCTGCGTCGGGAAAGAGTTCCCTCAACAGCAATCGTCCCGCGAGCCGAGGTGGCGATGGCGGAAACGTCGAGCCAGGTTTCGAAGCAGAAGGTGGTTGGGGCCGCGACGAAGCTGTCGGTTTGCTGCGGAGATTCTACGTGCAGGAGAATGGAAGAG CACCAGTGCCGCGCAAGAAAGAAGGCCGCGCTGCTAGGTTGGCAGCCATGGAACAAGCTGGAGGCGAGGGCGGAACGCCTATGCCATCCGAGGCTTTTGACGTCGCTGACGGCGACGACCAAGGTGCCGCTGGTAATGGTGCTTCAACCGTCTCCAATGGCAGTAAAGAGAGGGACGAAGCTTGA
- a CDS encoding permease, which yields MPKRHLFVLRHLTVTTISKAVVLVWRLQWRPTQRIIDVTWQKAAQLEKPPCRRPRASLICYPYSLLDASKKAVSTIPQWAQSMDSTQIFDIRAAISLGLCQHRSDLGKDEKFRAKMGFIQKWNAKIAAGPVGRWFQLEGSGHPRERKGSLFFTEMRAGLVAFFAMAYIIAVNSSIVADSGGTCVCPRNADDFTCDKDQDYMLCVAEVKRDIVTATAAISSLATFFMGLLANMPVGCAPGMGLNAYFAYSVVGYHGTGAVPYQVALTAIFIEGFIFFGLALLGLRQWLARAIPRSIKLATGVGIGLFLTLIGLTYSEGIGLIVGATSTPLELAGCIASEQVDGLCPSSTKMRNPTMWIGIFCGGIFTVMLMMYRFKGAILAGIILVSIISWPRNTSVTYFPDTVIGDSNFDFFKKVVDFHPIQRTLNVQEWNVGGYSGAFGLALITFLYVDILDCTGTLYSMARFANLIDEETQDFEGSSVAYMVDALSISVGALFGTPPVTAFVESGAGISEGGKTGLTAMVTGICFFISIFFAPIFASIPSWATGCVLVLVGSMMVRAVTEINWRYMGDAVPAFITLALMPFTYSIADGLIGGVCSYILINGLVWVIEKVSGGRIVPYNKNEKDPWTWRIPGGILPPWVRRAFKGKKDFWRSDEHQHAASEPQPLEKTISSEQGGSVTGKDKEIGETITPHGDRSSS from the exons ATGCCTAAGCGCCATCTCTTTGTGCTTCGCCATCTCACAGTCACCACAATATCAAAGGCTGTTGTCCTTGTATGGCGTCTCCAATGGCGTCCGACACAGCGCATTATCGATGTGACCTGGCAAAAGGCAGCGCAGCTAGAGAAGCCACCATGCCGACGGCCCAGAGCTTCCCTCATCTGCTATCCGTACAGCCTGTTAG ATGCCAGCAAGAAGGCTGTGTCCACAATCCCACAATGGGCTCAGTCTATGGACTCCA CTCAGATCTTCGACATCCGCGCCGCAATCTCACTCGGGCTTTGTCAACATCGATCAGATCTCGG AAAGGACGAAAAATTTCGTGCAAAAATGGGGTTCATCCAGAAATGGAACGCCAAGATCGCCGCCGGCCCGGTCGGTCGGTGGTTCCAGCTTGAGGGCTCCGGCCAT CCCCGTGAGCGCAAGGGATCACTCTTCTTCACCGAGATGCGCGCCGGTCTCGTCGCCTTCTTCGCCATGGCTTACATTATCGCCGTCAACTCCTCCATCGTCGCCGATTCCGGCGGTACCTGCGTCTGCCCGCGCAACGCCGACGATTTCACTTGTGACAAGGACCAGGACTACATGCTCTGCGTGGCAGAGGTCAAGCGCGACATCGTtaccgccaccgccgccatCTCGTCCCTGGCTACCTTCTTCATGGGCCTCCTCGCCAACATGCCCGTCGGTTGCGCTCCCGGTATGGGCTTGAACGCCTACTTTGCCTACTCCGTCGTCGGTTACCACGGAACCGGTGCCGTCCCTTACCAGGTCGCCCTTACCGCCATCTTCATCGAGGGCTTCATCTTCTTCGGCCTCGCCCTGCTCGGTCTGCGTCAATGGCTCGCTCGCGCCATCCCCCGCTCCATCAAGCTCGCCACCGGTGTCGGTATCGGTCTCTTCCTCACCCTCATTGGTCTCACCTACAGCGAGGGTATCGGTCTGATTGTCGGCGCCACCTCCACCCCCCTCGAGTTGGCTGGCTGCATCGCGAGCGAGCAGGTTGACGGTCTCTGCCCGTCCTCGACCAAGATGCGCAACCCCACCATGTGGATCGGCATCTTCTGCGGTGGTATCTTCACAGTCATGCTCATGATGTACCGCTTCAAGGGCGCCATCCTGGCCGGAATCATCCTCGTCAGCATCATCTCCTGGCCCCGTAACACCTCTGTCACCTACTTCCCTGACACCGTCATCGGCGACTCCAACTTTGACTTCTTCAAGAAGGTTGTCGACTTCCACCCGATCCAGAGGACCCTCAACGTCCAAGAGTGGAACGTCGGAGGATACAGCGGTGCTTTCGGCCTCGCCCTCATCACCTTCTTGTATGTCGACATCCTCGACTGCACAGGTACCCTCTACTCCATGGCCCGCTTCGCCAATCTCATCGACGAGGAGACTCAGGATTTCGAGGGCTCATCCGTCGCTTATATGGTCGATGCCCTCAGCATCTCTGTTGGTGCCCTTTTCGGTACTCCCCCCGTCACTGCCTTCGTCGAGTCCGGTGCCGGTATTTCTGAGGGGGGCAAGACCGGTCTGACTGCCATGGTCACCGGTATCTGTTTCTTCATCTCCATCTTCTTCGCTCCCATCTTCGCTTCCATTCCCTCGTGGGCCACCGGCTGCGTGTTGGTTCTCGTGGGATCCATGATGGTACGCGCTGTCACTGAGATCAACTGGAGGTACATGGGTGATGCCGTTCCCGCCTTCATCACCCTCGCACTCATGCCCTTCACCTACTCTATTGCCGACGGCCTCATCGGTGGTGTCTGCAGTTACATCCTCATCAACGGCCTTGTCTGGGTCATCGAGAAGGTCTCCGGTGGCCGCATCGTTCCGTATAACAAGAACGAGAAGGACCCCTGGACCTGGCGCATTCCTGGCGGTATCCTGCCGCCTTGGGTCCGCCGCGCGTTCAAGGGAAAGAAGGACTTCTGGCGCTCTGATGAACACCAGCATGCCGCTTCCGAACCCCAGCCCCTGGAGAAGACCATCAGCTCTGAGCAGGGCGGCTCTGTCACCGGCAAGGACAAGGAGATTGGAGAGACCATCACCCCCCATGGTGACAGGTCCTCGTCATGA